From Coriobacteriaceae bacterium, a single genomic window includes:
- a CDS encoding 4Fe-4S binding protein: MDKRKNTASHVLARFRGFIQAAATLVTNIHLPNFAKGGIYQGAGKTVCVPGLNCYSCPAASGACPIGSFQSVVGSSKFNFSYYVTGTLILLGVLLGRFVCGFLCPFGWLQELLHKIPGKKFSTKKLKPLTYIKYVVLLFAVVLLPVLVVNDVGMGDPFFCKYICPQGVLEGAIPLAIANAGIRSALGQLFTWKLAVLIAVVVLSVLFYRPFCKWICPLGAFYALMNKVSLLGIQVDACKCVSCGKCSRVCQMDVDVVRAPNHAECIRCGKCIGACSVDAISYRYGLDVSAEKLPLTADKK; encoded by the coding sequence TTGGATAAAAGAAAAAACACTGCGTCGCATGTTTTGGCCCGATTTCGCGGATTCATTCAGGCAGCGGCGACGCTCGTCACCAACATTCACCTGCCAAACTTTGCCAAAGGCGGCATCTATCAGGGCGCGGGAAAAACAGTCTGCGTACCTGGACTTAATTGCTATTCGTGCCCCGCGGCATCGGGTGCGTGCCCCATCGGGTCGTTCCAGTCGGTGGTAGGTTCATCCAAGTTCAACTTTTCTTACTACGTCACCGGTACGCTCATTTTGCTCGGCGTGCTGCTGGGACGCTTTGTATGCGGCTTTCTGTGCCCGTTTGGCTGGCTGCAGGAGCTGCTTCATAAGATTCCCGGCAAAAAGTTCTCCACGAAAAAGCTTAAGCCGCTCACGTACATCAAGTACGTCGTGCTGCTGTTTGCTGTGGTGCTGCTGCCCGTCTTGGTGGTTAACGACGTGGGCATGGGCGACCCGTTCTTTTGCAAGTACATCTGTCCACAGGGTGTGCTCGAGGGCGCCATTCCGCTGGCCATTGCCAATGCCGGCATTCGATCTGCGCTGGGGCAGCTCTTTACCTGGAAACTTGCCGTTCTCATTGCCGTGGTAGTTCTGAGCGTTTTGTTCTATCGCCCCTTCTGCAAATGGATTTGCCCGCTCGGCGCATTCTATGCGCTCATGAATAAGGTGTCCTTGTTGGGGATTCAGGTCGACGCGTGCAAATGCGTCTCGTGCGGCAAGTGTTCAAGGGTTTGTCAGATGGACGTTGATGTGGTCCGGGCGCCCAATCATGCCGAATGCATCCGGTGCGGAAAGTGCATCGGGGCCTGTTCCGTCGATGCCATCAGCTATCGCTATGGCCTGGATGTGTCGGCGGAAAAGCTTCCCTTGACCGCCGATAAAAAGTAA
- a CDS encoding CD1871A family CXXC motif-containing protein, whose amino-acid sequence MRGEADAVLAKAIRLCLECIGIG is encoded by the coding sequence ATGCGTGGCGAGGCGGATGCCGTGCTGGCCAAAGCGATTAGGCTGTGCTTGGAGTGTATCGGAATTGGATAA
- a CDS encoding DUF5067 domain-containing protein: protein MMKPMTKKLLLGIPTVALSAVLACTLAGCGGNAPSGSGGSAPVQEKSKKAKAYESQTVEVAGITYESVAHGTFYRGDAKLQDGFYLHIKITNNNTKNRTFSSFNVHAAQGDFEAGDPLFTSGKAAVLDYVASEAPDDLHKGIDLSERPDIGPGETVEYVYFWAPKTAYYGPITVEFVDAYAPAKNHEAMHFDTTDCETKEFKAAGGVADSGEKADLTGIDCASYSIEAADGYTLDSSDEEREKANFFHDETGGRLNISIFPRSPEEEVASLEQVYEGKETTTDQVEYNGITWLRFTGPDNGHTLFATAPATGETVRVSIGWKIDWDAAAPMMEALKLK, encoded by the coding sequence ATGATGAAGCCCATGACGAAGAAGCTGCTGTTAGGAATTCCCACCGTGGCTCTTTCGGCTGTGTTGGCGTGTACGCTTGCTGGCTGCGGCGGTAATGCGCCGAGTGGCTCGGGCGGGAGCGCACCTGTGCAGGAGAAGTCCAAGAAGGCCAAGGCCTATGAGTCGCAGACGGTCGAGGTGGCAGGCATTACCTATGAGTCGGTGGCTCACGGTACGTTCTATCGTGGCGATGCCAAGCTACAGGACGGCTTTTACCTGCACATCAAGATCACCAACAACAACACAAAGAACAGGACGTTCAGTTCCTTTAACGTGCATGCTGCCCAGGGCGATTTTGAGGCAGGCGACCCGTTGTTTACTTCCGGCAAGGCGGCTGTGCTCGACTACGTTGCAAGCGAGGCCCCCGATGATCTGCACAAGGGAATTGACCTTTCCGAGAGGCCAGACATCGGTCCGGGTGAGACCGTTGAGTACGTATATTTCTGGGCGCCCAAGACGGCGTACTACGGGCCCATCACTGTCGAGTTCGTAGACGCTTACGCCCCCGCTAAGAACCACGAGGCCATGCACTTTGACACCACGGACTGCGAGACCAAGGAGTTCAAGGCGGCCGGCGGCGTGGCCGATTCTGGCGAGAAGGCAGATTTAACGGGCATCGACTGCGCATCGTACAGCATCGAGGCCGCCGATGGGTACACGCTGGATTCGTCCGACGAAGAGCGCGAAAAGGCAAACTTCTTCCACGACGAGACTGGAGGACGCCTGAACATCAGCATCTTCCCGCGCTCGCCGGAGGAAGAGGTTGCAAGCCTAGAGCAGGTCTACGAAGGCAAGGAGACAACAACCGACCAGGTCGAGTACAACGGCATAACGTGGCTGCGCTTTACCGGTCCCGACAACGGCCATACGCTGTTTGCGACGGCTCCCGCGACGGGTGAAACCGTCCGTGTGTCGATCGGCTGGAAGATCGACTGGGATGCTGCCGCGCCCATGATGGAGGCGCTGAAGCTCAAGTAG
- a CDS encoding response regulator transcription factor, translated as MCKETVMRILIVEDERALCDAIARSLRNLAYSVDCCHDGQEALDLLNVEAFDLVVLDLNLPRIDGMTVLRELRKTDCETKVLILSARGEVSDKVAGLDAGANDYLTKPFHLDELAARIRSLTLRRFTQSDIVLTCGELRFDTKARIASVNSEALSLTRKETGILEYLMLNQGRPVSQEELIEHVWDSSVNSFSNATRVHISSLRKKLRSALGYDPIRNRIGEGYVMEDSE; from the coding sequence ATGTGCAAGGAGACTGTTATGCGTATTTTGATCGTCGAAGACGAGCGAGCACTGTGCGATGCAATCGCGCGCAGCTTGCGAAACTTGGCGTACAGCGTCGACTGCTGTCACGACGGACAGGAGGCGCTCGATCTACTGAATGTTGAGGCCTTCGACCTCGTGGTACTCGACCTCAACCTTCCCCGTATCGATGGCATGACCGTACTCAGGGAACTTAGGAAAACTGACTGCGAGACTAAGGTACTGATTCTGTCCGCACGTGGCGAAGTATCAGATAAAGTCGCCGGACTCGATGCCGGCGCCAACGATTACCTCACCAAGCCGTTTCATCTGGACGAGCTTGCGGCAAGGATTCGTAGCCTTACCCTCAGGCGCTTTACACAAAGCGACATCGTTTTAACCTGCGGAGAGCTCCGCTTTGACACCAAGGCGCGCATCGCCTCCGTGAACAGCGAGGCTTTATCTCTTACGCGCAAGGAAACGGGAATCTTGGAATACCTGATGCTTAATCAGGGGCGTCCGGTAAGTCAGGAGGAGCTTATCGAGCACGTTTGGGATAGCAGCGTAAACAGCTTTAGCAACGCAACCCGCGTTCACATCTCGTCACTCCGAAAAAAGTTGCGCAGCGCTTTGGGATACGACCCGATTCGCAATCGGATTGGAGAGGGCTACGTTATGGAGGATAGCGAATGA
- a CDS encoding TlpA family protein disulfide reductase, which translates to MKLSKIAALFMVPVLALCLVACSAPGGNVSESASSDPKIAELTAQKPANADEAAELYAKLMQKENEIFSSDNALWEKVFNAANKDSAMIEDGSNYGDFLLKTIDGAKDKFTADELKTLKAGAQQIKEIEDKLESLEKEFPGCGSTPSAGESVDASTAGMTAGANASSEATKFPSFTGKDLDGNDVSSDELFSKNKVTVMNFWFTTCKPCVGELGDLEKLNQELAEKGGQVVGVNSFTLDGNKGEIADAKDVLSKKGVTYKNIWFKSDSEAGKFTSNLFSFPTTYVIDQNGNIVGDPIVGAISSAEQRAALDKLIDQAIANSEQ; encoded by the coding sequence ATGAAGCTTTCTAAGATTGCGGCCCTGTTTATGGTGCCGGTATTGGCCTTGTGCCTTGTGGCATGTTCGGCGCCCGGTGGCAATGTGAGCGAATCTGCGAGCTCCGATCCTAAGATCGCAGAACTCACTGCGCAGAAGCCGGCCAATGCCGACGAGGCCGCCGAGCTGTATGCGAAGCTCATGCAGAAGGAGAACGAGATCTTTTCGAGTGATAACGCGCTGTGGGAAAAGGTATTCAATGCGGCAAATAAAGACTCGGCAATGATTGAGGACGGCAGCAATTACGGCGATTTTCTGCTCAAGACCATCGACGGCGCCAAGGATAAGTTCACGGCGGATGAGCTTAAGACGCTCAAGGCCGGTGCGCAGCAGATCAAGGAGATCGAGGACAAGCTCGAGAGCCTGGAGAAGGAGTTCCCCGGCTGTGGAAGCACGCCGAGTGCAGGCGAGAGCGTCGACGCTTCGACCGCTGGCATGACGGCCGGTGCCAATGCTTCGAGCGAGGCGACGAAGTTCCCCAGCTTTACGGGCAAGGACTTGGATGGCAACGACGTGAGCAGCGACGAGCTGTTCTCTAAGAACAAAGTCACCGTCATGAACTTCTGGTTCACTACTTGCAAGCCGTGCGTGGGCGAGCTGGGCGATCTTGAGAAACTGAATCAGGAGCTTGCCGAGAAGGGCGGCCAGGTCGTGGGCGTCAATTCCTTTACGCTCGATGGCAACAAGGGCGAGATTGCAGATGCCAAGGACGTGCTGAGCAAGAAGGGCGTGACATATAAGAACATCTGGTTCAAGTCGGATAGCGAGGCCGGTAAGTTTACGTCAAATCTGTTCTCGTTCCCGACAACGTATGTCATCGATCAGAATGGCAACATCGTAGGGGATCCAATCGTGGGAGCCATCAGCTCCGCCGAGCAGCGCGCAGCACTCGACAAGCTTATCGACCAGGCGATTGCGAATAGCGAGCAGTAA
- a CDS encoding LuxR C-terminal-related transcriptional regulator, with product MDCDGYPRIPMPLMCTAFVPGQIDAAVASISDPDSRAIATAEALYFRGQAALAAKTARPYVDATDPALRYSACFICGYASLSLNRIADARRCLAGILDTPPDEESPAVHATHILFASAASVLLHLPSPYSAEEFYPLAAHLPEGLRLFASYVMAHALYLRGEYGRSLGMAENALIMKQGSYPISELFLHLAASMACMSLKDIDAAKTHFEAAWNIARPDGLIELIGEHHGLLQGLIEACLKSQYPDDFARIIEITYRFSYGWRRIHNPDSGEDVADDLTTTEFTMAMLACRGWTNAEIARHMGVSPGTVKNRLSNVYAKLGIGTRTELVAHMLR from the coding sequence ATGGACTGCGATGGCTACCCGCGCATTCCCATGCCGTTGATGTGCACTGCCTTTGTGCCGGGGCAGATTGACGCTGCGGTTGCAAGCATTTCCGACCCCGATTCGCGCGCCATTGCCACGGCAGAAGCGCTGTACTTTCGCGGACAGGCCGCCCTTGCTGCCAAGACGGCGCGCCCCTATGTTGACGCCACCGATCCCGCACTGCGCTATTCCGCATGCTTTATCTGCGGATACGCCAGTCTATCGCTCAACCGCATCGCCGACGCCCGCCGGTGCCTTGCTGGCATCCTCGATACGCCACCTGATGAGGAATCGCCTGCCGTCCACGCCACGCATATCCTGTTCGCCTCGGCCGCGAGTGTCCTGTTGCACTTGCCTTCCCCGTATTCTGCCGAAGAGTTTTATCCACTTGCGGCGCATTTGCCCGAAGGCCTGCGCCTGTTCGCCAGCTACGTGATGGCGCATGCCCTGTACCTGCGCGGCGAATATGGCCGCAGTCTGGGCATGGCGGAAAATGCCCTGATCATGAAACAGGGAAGCTATCCCATCTCGGAGCTGTTCCTGCACCTGGCAGCTTCCATGGCATGCATGAGCCTCAAGGACATCGACGCCGCAAAAACGCACTTCGAAGCTGCTTGGAACATTGCGCGCCCCGACGGCCTTATCGAGCTCATTGGCGAGCACCATGGCCTTTTGCAGGGGCTTATCGAGGCATGCTTAAAATCGCAATACCCCGACGATTTCGCTCGCATCATCGAGATCACGTATCGATTCAGCTACGGTTGGCGGCGCATCCACAACCCCGATTCGGGCGAGGACGTGGCCGACGACCTAACGACCACGGAGTTTACCATGGCCATGCTCGCCTGCCGTGGGTGGACCAATGCCGAAATCGCTCGTCATATGGGTGTATCGCCGGGCACCGTTAAAAATCGACTGTCCAACGTGTATGCAAAGCTTGGCATCGGCACGCGCACCGAACTAGTCGCGCATATGCTGCGTTAG
- a CDS encoding ATP-binding protein: MKRLSLQWRITIMTALLTCAACVLTNCLVGYTGMRYMDAIGSNISAFNATGEDSPQAFDPTKATPDDKVTIVVNDAQESFGTTTWYITAGVTLLGGALAYFASGRALKPLRAFAAQVERVQPDNLSEIRLSEDVPTELQRCSASFNDMIARLGEGFSAQRQFTGNAAHELRTPLALMQAQIELFISERSGLQPETAELLGLLQEQTERMSRMTKVLLEMSELRSVPCDDDVELGPLSEEVLTDLAPLAENKDVTLDCAGDALTIGSDTLLYRLVFNLVENAIRYSRSGSTVNVSISGSDSHVLLRVKDEGPGIPKQYRESIFQPFFRLDKSRSRAYGGAGLGLALVWEIAALHGGTVEVETSSENGTTMLVSLPKRSAALTEQ, encoded by the coding sequence ATGAAAAGGCTTTCCCTGCAATGGCGCATAACGATTATGACGGCACTGCTCACGTGTGCAGCATGCGTGCTGACAAACTGCCTGGTCGGCTATACGGGCATGCGCTACATGGATGCCATCGGCAGTAACATCTCGGCCTTTAACGCAACCGGCGAAGATTCGCCCCAGGCGTTCGACCCAACGAAAGCGACCCCCGATGACAAGGTCACGATCGTCGTAAACGACGCACAAGAGTCTTTTGGCACGACAACCTGGTACATCACGGCTGGAGTCACACTCCTTGGCGGCGCGCTGGCATACTTTGCGAGCGGCCGTGCACTCAAGCCGCTACGGGCTTTTGCAGCCCAGGTTGAGCGTGTGCAGCCTGACAACCTAAGCGAAATCAGACTCAGTGAAGATGTGCCCACCGAGCTACAGCGATGCAGCGCCTCTTTCAACGACATGATCGCCCGTCTTGGCGAAGGGTTCTCTGCGCAGCGTCAGTTTACCGGCAACGCCGCACACGAGCTGCGCACCCCGCTCGCCCTTATGCAAGCACAGATTGAACTATTCATCTCCGAGCGCTCCGGTCTGCAACCCGAAACAGCCGAGCTGCTCGGCCTGCTACAAGAACAAACCGAGCGGATGTCGCGGATGACCAAGGTATTGCTCGAGATGAGTGAGCTCCGCAGCGTTCCTTGCGATGACGATGTGGAACTCGGTCCCCTGTCCGAAGAGGTCCTCACCGACCTTGCGCCACTTGCCGAAAATAAGGACGTAACCCTCGATTGCGCCGGAGACGCTTTGACAATCGGAAGTGATACGCTCCTCTATCGGCTGGTGTTTAATCTGGTCGAAAACGCCATCCGTTACAGCCGCTCCGGCTCGACTGTCAACGTCTCCATCAGCGGCAGCGACAGCCACGTGCTCCTGCGAGTCAAAGATGAGGGCCCGGGAATACCCAAGCAGTACCGAGAGAGCATCTTCCAGCCGTTCTTTCGTCTAGACAAATCCCGCAGCAGAGCATACGGCGGCGCAGGACTCGGGCTAGCGCTTGTTTGGGAGATTGCAGCGCTTCACGGTGGCACGGTAGAGGTCGAAACAAGTTCCGAGAACGGAACCACCATGCTCGTAAGCCTTCCAAAACGATCCGCAGCGTTAACCGAACAGTAA
- a CDS encoding toprim domain-containing protein, which produces MAKNTANYGNDSIRQLKDEERVRLRPAVIFGSDGLDGCAHAAFEILSNAVDEARQGYGKLITLTAFRDGSIQVEDNGRGCPLDWNPSEKRFNWELVFCELYAGGKYNNNQGGDYDFSLGTNGLGSCATQYASEYMDVTVWRDGNKYSLHFKKGKVVGAKKKALEIEPSDEDRTGTTIKWRPDLEVFTSISIPHDWYRETMRRQAVVNANVTFRLRIEGDDGEFTEEDFCYPKGIEDYVLEKVGTDYLTEPFFIEADRRGRDREDLPDYNVKITACMCFSRTFMMQEYYHNSSWLENGGSPEKAARSALTSAIDAYIKQQGKYNKNESGIKWQDVQDCLVLVTNCFSTQTSYENQTKKAINNRFIQQAMTAFFKERLSTYLIENKDAANKIMEQVLINKRSRENAEKTRQSIKTNLQQKTDMANRVQKFIDCRSKDKNRREIYIVEGDSAAGAIRTSRDAEFQGVMPVRGKILNCLKEDYPRIFKSDIIMDLMRVLGCGVEIKDKRIKNLGAFDLDNLNWNKVIICTDADVDGYHIRTLVLTMLYRLVPTLIDEGYVYIAESPLYEINCKEKTYFAYTELEKNGILMEIGDQKCSINRSKGLGENDPDMMWLTTMNPETRRLIKVEPEDVTKMETMFNLLLGNDEAGRKRHISEHGKEYLDQLDLQ; this is translated from the coding sequence ATGGCAAAAAACACCGCAAACTATGGTAACGACAGTATCCGCCAGCTCAAGGACGAGGAGCGCGTACGCCTGCGCCCCGCCGTCATCTTTGGCTCGGACGGACTCGACGGCTGCGCGCATGCCGCCTTCGAGATCCTGTCCAACGCCGTTGACGAGGCGCGCCAGGGCTACGGCAAGCTCATCACCCTTACCGCCTTTCGCGATGGTTCCATTCAGGTAGAGGACAACGGCCGCGGCTGCCCGCTCGACTGGAACCCCTCCGAGAAGCGCTTTAACTGGGAACTCGTCTTTTGCGAGCTCTACGCCGGCGGCAAATACAATAACAACCAGGGCGGCGACTACGACTTCTCGCTCGGTACCAACGGCCTGGGCTCGTGCGCGACCCAGTACGCCTCCGAGTACATGGACGTCACGGTTTGGCGCGATGGCAACAAGTACTCCCTGCACTTTAAGAAGGGCAAGGTCGTCGGCGCCAAAAAGAAGGCACTCGAGATTGAGCCCAGCGACGAGGACCGTACCGGCACCACCATCAAGTGGCGCCCCGATCTTGAGGTCTTTACCTCCATCAGCATCCCCCACGATTGGTATCGCGAAACCATGCGCCGCCAGGCCGTGGTCAACGCCAACGTGACCTTCCGCCTGCGCATCGAGGGCGACGACGGCGAATTTACCGAAGAGGACTTTTGCTATCCCAAGGGCATCGAAGACTACGTGCTCGAGAAGGTCGGTACCGACTACCTCACCGAGCCCTTCTTTATCGAGGCCGACCGTCGCGGTCGCGATCGCGAGGACCTGCCCGACTACAACGTCAAGATTACCGCGTGCATGTGCTTCTCGCGCACCTTCATGATGCAGGAGTACTACCACAACTCGTCATGGCTCGAGAACGGCGGCTCGCCCGAGAAGGCGGCCCGTAGCGCTCTGACCAGCGCCATCGATGCCTACATTAAGCAACAGGGCAAATACAACAAAAACGAGAGCGGCATTAAGTGGCAGGACGTCCAGGACTGTCTGGTGCTGGTGACCAACTGCTTCTCAACCCAGACGTCCTACGAGAACCAGACTAAGAAGGCCATCAACAACCGCTTTATCCAGCAGGCTATGACGGCCTTCTTTAAGGAGCGCCTCTCGACTTACCTGATCGAGAACAAAGACGCTGCCAACAAGATCATGGAGCAGGTGCTCATCAACAAGCGTTCGCGCGAGAACGCCGAGAAGACACGCCAGAGCATCAAAACCAACCTGCAGCAGAAGACCGACATGGCCAACCGCGTGCAGAAGTTCATCGACTGCCGCTCCAAAGATAAGAACCGTCGCGAGATCTACATCGTAGAGGGCGACTCGGCAGCAGGCGCCATCCGCACGTCGCGCGATGCCGAGTTCCAGGGCGTTATGCCCGTCCGCGGCAAGATCCTCAACTGCCTGAAGGAGGATTATCCGCGTATCTTTAAGTCCGACATCATCATGGACCTCATGCGCGTGCTGGGCTGCGGCGTGGAGATCAAAGACAAGCGCATCAAGAACCTTGGCGCCTTTGACCTGGACAACCTCAACTGGAACAAGGTCATTATCTGTACGGACGCCGACGTCGACGGTTACCACATCCGCACGCTTGTGCTCACCATGCTCTATCGCCTGGTGCCCACGCTCATCGACGAGGGTTACGTGTATATCGCCGAGTCGCCGCTCTACGAGATCAATTGCAAAGAAAAGACCTACTTTGCCTACACCGAGCTCGAAAAGAACGGCATCCTTATGGAGATCGGCGACCAGAAGTGCTCCATCAACCGCTCCAAGGGTCTTGGTGAGAACGATCCGGACATGATGTGGCTCACCACCATGAACCCCGAGACGCGTCGTCTGATCAAGGTGGAGCCCGAGGACGTCACCAAGATGGAAACCATGTTCAACCTGTTGCTGGGCAACGACGAGGCGGGCCGCAAGCGCCATATCTCGGAGCACGGCAAGGAATACCTGGACCAGTTGGACCTGCAGTAG